One region of Pyramidobacter sp. YE332 genomic DNA includes:
- a CDS encoding response regulator transcription factor, whose protein sequence is MVRIMIVEDQTMVRDALKNSLDGVEDFNVIAAIADAALAELYCERTSPDLVLMDVCTENDSSGLDAAAAIKKRFPQVRVVMMTGLPEVTFVERAREAGADSFVYKDLDVNGLAGVIRDTCAGKSVYPGRREEVLNFGELTRREREVLVLICDGLSRREIAERLNITVNSVKTHFSNILSKTGYESVAKLAIFAVSNGFINTKI, encoded by the coding sequence ATGGTCCGAATCATGATCGTCGAGGATCAGACGATGGTGCGCGACGCGCTGAAAAACAGCCTGGACGGCGTCGAGGATTTCAACGTCATCGCCGCCATCGCCGACGCGGCGCTGGCGGAACTGTACTGCGAGAGGACGTCTCCCGATCTGGTGCTGATGGACGTGTGCACCGAGAACGATTCCAGCGGGCTGGACGCGGCGGCGGCGATCAAAAAACGCTTCCCGCAGGTGCGCGTGGTGATGATGACGGGGCTGCCGGAGGTGACGTTCGTCGAACGGGCCCGCGAGGCGGGGGCCGACAGCTTCGTCTACAAGGATCTGGACGTGAACGGCCTGGCCGGCGTGATCCGCGACACCTGCGCGGGCAAAAGCGTCTATCCGGGACGACGCGAGGAAGTTCTCAACTTCGGCGAACTGACGCGGCGCGAGCGCGAGGTGCTGGTGCTGATCTGCGACGGGCTGTCGCGCCGGGAGATCGCCGAGCGGCTGAACATCACGGTCAACTCGGTGAAGACGCACTTTTCGAACATCCTCTCGAAAACGGGCTACGAGAGCGTCGCCAAGCTGGCGATCTTCGCCGTCTCCAACGGTTTCATCAACACGAAAATATAG
- a CDS encoding ATP-binding protein — translation MNELLAFDAFFRIALMGLTALALLFEVFLSLELALQRKRPGLRAERFGEFLTGLYLLGAFALLLSVHCRGYAGTEAVFPLTPWRWLSAVPLVVFGVVSRRSMFLPGAFFAFAALPCFDRARFFAPLFVLGLPFFALRAAWCDARARRERRRSVARHSIKEALDRLPDGVLFSDPTGRPVLANRQMLLLAETLTARPLRDGEAFWQALNGGALREGVERIALADALLFRADGQSWEFSRRLLDVEGRAFSAIFAACVTETDRLTRELQKLHEELAARAEELREAGAALAAVKREQELARLQSRIHDMAGHRIYLMQQYLQRGGENFHDLERFLPLLSGLIDDLRADVTAPAARLLADLQRSFGFIGVELSVEGRLPRDERQAAVLIKILREASTNAVKHAGASRVEARIERTGAGLAMRVANDGAPFDGDRPLKENQGLAGMRRLAAEAGGTLEIATSPRFTVTVKLPPEEREA, via the coding sequence ATGAACGAGCTGCTGGCGTTCGACGCCTTTTTCCGTATCGCCCTGATGGGGCTGACCGCTCTGGCGCTGCTGTTCGAAGTTTTTCTGTCGCTGGAGCTGGCCTTGCAGCGGAAACGCCCCGGCCTGCGCGCCGAGCGCTTCGGAGAATTCTTGACCGGTTTGTATTTGTTGGGCGCTTTTGCGCTGCTTCTCTCCGTCCACTGCCGCGGCTACGCGGGGACAGAGGCCGTTTTCCCGCTGACGCCGTGGCGGTGGCTGAGCGCCGTCCCGCTTGTCGTTTTCGGCGTCGTCTCGCGCCGGTCGATGTTTTTGCCGGGCGCGTTTTTCGCGTTCGCCGCGCTGCCCTGCTTCGACCGCGCGCGCTTTTTCGCGCCGCTGTTCGTCCTCGGGCTGCCGTTCTTCGCGCTGCGGGCCGCCTGGTGCGACGCCCGCGCGCGGCGCGAACGCCGCCGTTCCGTCGCGCGCCACTCCATCAAGGAAGCGCTCGACCGGCTGCCGGACGGCGTTCTGTTCAGCGATCCCACGGGCCGCCCCGTGCTCGCCAACCGGCAGATGCTGCTTCTGGCCGAAACGCTCACGGCCCGGCCGCTGCGCGACGGCGAGGCGTTCTGGCAGGCGCTGAACGGCGGCGCGCTCCGCGAGGGCGTCGAGCGGATCGCGCTCGCGGATGCGCTGCTGTTCCGCGCCGACGGCCAGTCGTGGGAATTTTCGCGCCGCCTGCTCGACGTGGAGGGACGCGCGTTCAGCGCGATCTTCGCCGCCTGCGTGACCGAGACCGACCGGCTCACGCGCGAGCTGCAAAAGCTTCACGAAGAACTGGCCGCGCGCGCCGAAGAGCTGCGCGAAGCCGGAGCAGCGCTTGCCGCCGTCAAACGCGAGCAGGAGCTGGCGCGTCTGCAGAGCCGCATCCACGACATGGCGGGACACCGCATCTACCTGATGCAGCAGTACCTGCAGCGCGGCGGCGAAAATTTCCACGACCTCGAGCGCTTCCTGCCGCTCCTCTCCGGCCTGATCGACGACCTGCGCGCCGACGTCACGGCGCCCGCCGCGCGGCTGCTGGCCGACCTGCAGCGGTCGTTCGGCTTCATCGGCGTCGAACTGAGCGTGGAAGGCCGGCTTCCCCGCGACGAGCGGCAGGCCGCGGTACTGATCAAGATCCTGCGCGAAGCGTCGACCAACGCTGTCAAACACGCGGGCGCGTCCCGCGTCGAGGCGCGGATCGAGCGCACCGGCGCGGGGCTGGCGATGCGCGTCGCCAACGACGGCGCGCCCTTTGACGGCGACCGGCCGCTCAAAGAAAACCAGGGGCTGGCCGGCATGCGCCGCCTCGCCGCCGAAGCGGGGGGCACGCTGGAGATCGCGACTTCGCCGCGCTTCACCGTGACCGTAAAACTGCCGCCGGAAGAGCGCGAGGCATAA